A genome region from Sphingobacteriaceae bacterium GW460-11-11-14-LB5 includes the following:
- a CDS encoding SusC/RagA family protein, translating into MLLATGIALNLGLSVTVKAQQTIPLVQSKLVGTVLDEKTKDPLIGVSVQIKGTTHVAQTNAQGIFSFITGQKFPYTLVVSYIGYQKQELIVDGSPVNILLKEENGQLNEIVVVGYGTQKRKDLTGAIASVKLDELKSLPVSSPERLLQGTVSGIQVTQTSGQPGGGVSVQIRGSNSITAGSDPLYVIDGFPINNDNTAADAGVTNGAKINPMSFLSAEDIESIDVLKDASATAIYGSRGANGVVIITTKTGKPSNPSINYDGYYGSQSVIRTLPLLNGAQWWALRKDAAKNSGKNLVIPSVSGYGLDTTGVGTDWQAAAFRDAPVQNHNISILSGSERTRFALSGNYFNQEGVLQNTNFTRYAGRLNIDHEYNKRLRIFASVIGSSTTANVAPANIVGNLLLTPPSLPIYKNDGTFVVISPFESALQNPINSLYNQINQTKTNRFLGNVSAEYTIAEGLKAKILFGADVTDNKQNRYLPITTGEGQALSGVATVGSLFTSSWLNENTLSYDKTFAEKHKINAVVGFTAQKSNTKGAVAEGAGFATDDYTYNNIGTGVTQRPASSTAIQWALASYLGRVNYVFDGRYLATLTLRADGSSRFGEGNKWGYFPSAAFGWNVTSESFAKEWKKISQLKVRLSAGYTGNQNIPPYSSLGQIGYYRYNFSNTTVAGFAPNNVGNPNLGWEKTLQVDAGFDLGLFDNRIAITADYYYKKTTDLLLSRSVPGTSGLSDPYNAQASVVYQNIGEVANKGIELSLTTRNFINEFKWSTTALFSVNRNKVLSLGDGVNQYIPNNNAPSIAKVGYPLGSFIVYQTDGVIQAGDVPLTPQANKSAGGQKYKDLNGDGKITQGDDRIVIANQPGFLAGLTNTFSYKGFDVNVFLQANVGGKLYNQNRANLELATGYVNGSTELLNRWTPGNTNTDVKAAFQDPAITISDRFIESSSYLRLKNVSLGYTLPKHIAAKIKTQNIRIYVSGANLVTWTKYTGFDPEASVNGQSLLAAGVDNGVYPNSKSVQFGLSLSL; encoded by the coding sequence ATGTTATTGGCAACTGGTATTGCATTAAACCTGGGGCTTTCTGTAACCGTTAAAGCGCAACAGACAATCCCATTAGTACAATCTAAATTAGTAGGTACTGTATTAGATGAGAAAACTAAAGACCCCTTAATTGGTGTCTCTGTTCAAATTAAAGGTACAACTCACGTTGCACAAACAAATGCACAAGGAATATTTAGTTTCATTACCGGGCAAAAATTCCCATATACTTTAGTCGTTAGCTATATAGGCTATCAAAAACAAGAATTAATAGTGGATGGAAGTCCTGTAAATATCTTATTAAAAGAGGAAAATGGACAGCTGAACGAAATTGTTGTGGTGGGCTACGGTACACAAAAGCGTAAGGACTTAACCGGAGCCATTGCTTCTGTAAAATTAGATGAACTGAAAAGTTTACCAGTAAGTTCGCCTGAGCGCCTGTTGCAAGGTACGGTTTCTGGTATTCAGGTAACGCAAACTTCCGGACAACCTGGTGGGGGTGTTAGCGTACAAATCAGGGGTAGTAACTCTATTACTGCTGGAAGCGATCCGCTTTATGTAATTGATGGTTTTCCAATAAATAACGACAATACTGCTGCAGACGCAGGCGTAACCAACGGCGCAAAAATAAACCCAATGTCTTTTTTGAGTGCTGAAGATATCGAATCTATCGATGTATTGAAGGATGCCTCAGCTACGGCCATTTATGGCTCCAGGGGAGCCAATGGTGTAGTTATTATTACGACGAAAACGGGTAAACCCAGCAACCCATCAATTAATTACGATGGTTATTACGGCAGTCAAAGCGTAATCCGAACGTTGCCTTTGTTAAACGGTGCGCAATGGTGGGCACTACGTAAAGATGCAGCTAAAAACTCAGGTAAAAATCTGGTCATTCCGTCGGTAAGTGGTTATGGTTTAGATACTACTGGTGTGGGTACCGATTGGCAGGCAGCTGCATTTAGAGATGCACCTGTACAAAACCATAACATTTCAATCCTTTCGGGCTCTGAACGTACGCGTTTTGCATTGTCTGGTAACTATTTTAACCAGGAAGGTGTATTGCAGAATACCAATTTTACCAGGTATGCGGGTAGATTAAACATAGACCATGAGTATAATAAAAGACTGAGGATTTTTGCCAGTGTAATTGGAAGTAGCACCACGGCAAATGTGGCACCAGCTAATATTGTAGGTAACCTATTGCTTACGCCACCATCTTTACCTATTTATAAAAACGATGGCACATTTGTAGTCATCAGCCCCTTTGAGTCGGCTTTACAAAATCCAATCAACTCTTTGTATAATCAAATTAATCAAACAAAAACCAATCGCTTTTTAGGTAACGTTTCTGCTGAATATACCATCGCGGAAGGCTTAAAAGCAAAAATTTTATTTGGTGCTGATGTAACGGACAATAAGCAAAATCGTTATTTACCAATTACCACTGGCGAGGGGCAGGCATTAAGTGGCGTTGCTACTGTAGGTAGTTTGTTCACATCATCCTGGTTAAATGAAAATACCCTAAGCTACGATAAGACATTTGCCGAGAAGCATAAAATAAATGCGGTGGTGGGTTTTACCGCTCAAAAATCCAATACTAAAGGTGCGGTAGCAGAAGGCGCAGGCTTTGCAACAGATGATTATACCTACAATAATATAGGTACTGGCGTAACGCAACGCCCGGCATCTTCAACTGCTATCCAATGGGCATTAGCCTCCTATTTAGGTCGTGTAAATTATGTATTTGATGGCCGTTATTTAGCAACCTTAACTTTACGTGCAGATGGTTCATCGCGTTTTGGTGAAGGTAATAAATGGGGTTATTTTCCATCGGCAGCTTTTGGCTGGAACGTAACCAGCGAATCTTTTGCCAAAGAATGGAAAAAGATTAGCCAACTGAAAGTGCGCTTGAGTGCGGGTTATACAGGTAACCAAAATATCCCTCCATACTCATCGTTAGGACAAATTGGCTATTACAGATATAACTTCTCGAATACAACGGTAGCTGGTTTCGCTCCTAATAACGTGGGTAATCCAAACTTAGGATGGGAAAAAACCTTGCAGGTAGATGCAGGCTTCGATTTAGGTTTATTTGATAACCGTATCGCGATAACTGCCGATTACTATTACAAAAAAACAACCGATTTATTGTTGAGCAGATCAGTTCCCGGAACTTCTGGTTTGTCTGATCCATATAATGCACAGGCATCTGTGGTTTATCAAAATATTGGCGAAGTAGCTAATAAGGGGATTGAGCTTTCGTTAACAACAAGAAATTTTATCAATGAATTTAAATGGAGCACCACTGCACTTTTCTCAGTCAACAGAAATAAAGTACTGAGCCTGGGTGATGGTGTAAACCAATATATCCCAAACAACAATGCGCCATCTATTGCTAAAGTAGGTTATCCCTTAGGCTCGTTTATCGTGTATCAAACCGATGGCGTTATTCAAGCTGGCGATGTGCCCCTTACGCCGCAGGCAAACAAATCGGCCGGAGGCCAAAAATATAAAGACTTAAACGGCGATGGGAAAATTACCCAGGGCGATGATCGTATCGTTATTGCTAATCAGCCGGGTTTTCTGGCCGGATTAACCAATACGTTCAGCTATAAAGGTTTCGATGTAAATGTTTTTCTACAGGCTAATGTAGGCGGAAAGTTATACAACCAAAATAGAGCAAATCTGGAATTGGCTACTGGTTATGTAAACGGATCTACGGAATTACTTAATAGATGGACACCAGGCAATACAAATACCGATGTAAAAGCAGCATTTCAAGATCCGGCTATCACTATTTCTGATCGTTTTATCGAGAGCTCAAGTTACTTGCGTTTGAAAAACGTATCGTTAGGTTATACGTTGCCAAAGCACATTGCTGCTAAAATTAAAACCCAAAATATCAGGATTTATGTTTCTGGTGCCAACTTGGTTACCTGGACAAAATATACTGGTTTTGATCCTGAGGCAAGTGTAAACGGACAAAGTTTATTAGCTGCCGGGGTTGATAACGGTGTATATCCGAATAGTAAATCTGTGCAGTTTGGTCTATCCCTAAGTTTATAA
- a CDS encoding RagB/SusD family nutrient uptake outer membrane protein: MKILKYTALSLAILSTVSCKKFLTENPDGLLQENEYYKTQADAINAVNAVYFSLNQGVAGASGILQTPYNTLFNTGMNMADDDEDPGPGATNADVRSLSVLSHSSGNLRVYEIWQQHYATIRRANIAIDRIPTITFDATLKSRLIAEAKFLRALYYFNLVRLFGGVPLITAQQEFIKASDYAIAKSTPQQVYGQIEKDLIEAAIDLPATYVSPNVGRATKGAAKALLAKVYLTEASQPLNITAKYADAVRLAEEVLSPADGGTGNYGYGLFDNYADAFLPATKNGKEHIFSVQFKSNSQGQGNNETSRAILSNVPGLSGNYAHMVRYYTVGTDKYFSIYKLYTPADKRRDATFVKAFQSPTNGNLYSLGIDGKTYVYKTTDPVPTAELTPFFNKFWDPNSTTLTAEAAANVNILRYADLLLIHAEAENELNGPSAKAFSSLNRVRGRAGLGALSLINTPDKNAFRDALYLDRRLELVYEYERWFDLIREKDAAGNSIFVSSLHKVGKTIATEKNRLYPIPQAEIENNPLLKQNPGW, translated from the coding sequence ATGAAAATTTTAAAATATACAGCATTATCATTGGCGATACTTTCAACGGTATCGTGCAAGAAGTTTCTGACAGAAAATCCAGATGGATTGCTGCAGGAAAACGAATATTACAAAACACAGGCAGATGCGATAAATGCAGTTAATGCCGTTTATTTCTCACTAAATCAGGGTGTTGCCGGTGCTTCGGGCATATTGCAAACACCCTATAACACGCTATTTAATACGGGAATGAACATGGCCGATGATGATGAAGATCCAGGGCCGGGTGCTACCAATGCTGATGTACGTTCGTTATCGGTTTTATCTCATTCTTCTGGCAATTTAAGGGTATATGAAATCTGGCAACAACATTATGCCACTATTCGAAGGGCAAATATTGCAATAGACAGAATACCAACCATTACATTCGATGCAACTTTAAAAAGCAGACTAATTGCAGAAGCTAAATTTTTAAGGGCATTATATTATTTCAACCTGGTCAGGTTATTTGGCGGCGTGCCTTTAATTACTGCGCAACAAGAATTTATCAAAGCTTCTGATTATGCAATTGCAAAATCTACGCCCCAACAAGTTTATGGTCAAATTGAAAAAGATTTAATCGAAGCCGCCATCGATTTGCCGGCAACCTATGTATCGCCAAATGTGGGCAGAGCAACAAAGGGTGCTGCAAAAGCTTTGCTGGCTAAAGTGTATTTAACAGAAGCATCGCAACCTTTAAATATCACGGCAAAATATGCTGATGCTGTTCGCCTGGCTGAGGAAGTGCTTTCGCCTGCGGATGGGGGAACAGGAAATTACGGTTATGGTTTGTTTGATAACTATGCAGATGCTTTCTTGCCAGCTACAAAAAACGGTAAAGAACATATATTTTCTGTGCAATTTAAATCTAATTCTCAAGGGCAGGGCAATAACGAAACTTCGAGGGCAATTTTAAGTAACGTACCAGGTTTAAGCGGCAATTACGCACACATGGTGAGGTATTATACCGTAGGTACCGATAAATATTTCAGTATCTACAAGTTATACACACCCGCTGATAAAAGAAGAGATGCAACTTTTGTAAAAGCCTTCCAAAGCCCAACAAACGGCAATTTATACTCCTTAGGTATTGATGGTAAAACCTATGTTTACAAAACTACCGACCCTGTACCTACTGCAGAACTGACGCCATTCTTTAATAAATTTTGGGATCCCAATTCTACTACTTTAACCGCAGAGGCAGCAGCTAATGTAAATATTTTGCGCTATGCAGATCTATTATTAATTCATGCAGAGGCAGAGAATGAACTGAACGGGCCAAGCGCAAAAGCTTTCAGTTCGTTAAACCGGGTAAGAGGAAGAGCAGGGCTGGGTGCACTTAGTTTAATTAACACACCAGACAAAAACGCATTTAGAGATGCCTTGTATCTGGATCGGCGCTTAGAGTTAGTTTATGAATATGAACGTTGGTTCGATTTGATCAGAGAGAAAGATGCCGCTGGTAATTCAATTTTCGTATCAAGCCTGCACAAAGTTGGCAAAACAATAGCCACTGAAAAAAACCGGTTGTATCCAATTCCACAGGCAGAAATAGAGAACAATCCATTGTTAAAGCAAAACCCAGGTTGGTAA